In one Ictalurus furcatus strain D&B chromosome 28, Billie_1.0, whole genome shotgun sequence genomic region, the following are encoded:
- the si:dkey-17o15.2 gene encoding UAP56-interacting factor isoform X1, giving the protein MEEMGDTEFSESQADNGADKIDMSLDEIIKLNKKEQKANRAADRARSRRVSNRNNVLKKLNQTPQARRGLRRGSLQYQGPIRSRGLNRSRGLGRQSGLSPLNRANSETEEQQVQSTASVRGSFRGRGRGRGRGRGGLSRGALSARGQRVPQRGGRPFVLDRGFAAMRGSGKLEMYQKIRSQRTTPTPGTMLTVSLPNANSPPVTQVRPQRGGSALRGRSSEALRGRSTEAVRGRPTPKGIPLHFNYKATTNQTQLSLNERFTGLRMRGRGPRLNRESGRGRGQGRGRGRGRGEIGRGRGGGRGVIKEGPAMTRGGRGRARGGARGLDRTVFLQ; this is encoded by the exons ATGGAAGAAATGGGAGACACCGAGTTTTCAGAGTCTCAAGCCGACAACGGCGCGGACAAAATCGACATGTCACTCG ACGAGATCATCAAGCTGAATAAAAAAGAGCAGAAAGCAAACAGAGCTGCGGACAGGGCCAGAAGCAGGCGTGTTTCAAACAGGAATAATGTGCTAAAGAAGCTCAACCAGACACCACAGGCACGGAGAGGCCTCAGACGAGGTTCGCTGCAGTATCAGG gGCCAATCAGGTCACGTGGGCTGAACAGGAGCAGAGGTTTGGGGAGACAAAGCGGGCTGAGTCCTCTTAACAGAGCTAATTCCGAG ACAGAAGAGCAACAAGTTCAAAGCACAGCCTCAGTGAGAGGCTCGTTCCGTGGGCGAGGAAGAGGACGAGGAAGAGGACGAGGAGGATTGAGCAG GGGAGCTTTGTCAGCGAGAGGTCAGCGAGTTCCCCAGAGAGGCGGAAGACCATTTGTATTAGACAGAGGA tTTGCTGCTATGAGAGGTTCCGGCAAATTGGAAATGTATCAGAAAATAAGAAG TCAGAGAACTACACCTACTCCCGGGACAATGTTAACAGTGTCGCTGCCCAATGCAAACTCGCCACCTGTGACTCA GGTGAGGCCACAGCGGGGTGGTTCAGCGTTGAGGGGCAGGTCATCTGAGGCGTTGAGGGGTAGGTCAACTGAGGCGGTGAGGGGCAGGCCAACACCCAAAGGCATCCCTCTGCACTTCAATTACAAAGCAACCACCAACCAG actcAGCTGTCCCTGAATGAGCGCTTCACTGGTTTGAGGATGAGAGGGCGAGGCCCAAGGTTAAACAGAGAAAGTGGGAGGGGTCGGGGGCAGGGACGTGGACGGGgacgaggaagaggagagaTTGGCAGAGGAAGAGGTGGAGGAAGGGGAGTGATAAAAGAAGGACCAGCTATGacaagaggaggaagaggaagagctAGAGGTGGAGCAAGAGGATTAGACCGAACCGTCTTTCTCCAGTGA
- the si:dkey-17o15.2 gene encoding UAP56-interacting factor isoform X2, with the protein MEEMGDTEFSESQADNGADKIDMSLDEIIKLNKKEQKANRAADRARSRRVSNRNNVLKKLNQTPQARRGLRRGPIRSRGLNRSRGLGRQSGLSPLNRANSETEEQQVQSTASVRGSFRGRGRGRGRGRGGLSRGALSARGQRVPQRGGRPFVLDRGFAAMRGSGKLEMYQKIRSQRTTPTPGTMLTVSLPNANSPPVTQVRPQRGGSALRGRSSEALRGRSTEAVRGRPTPKGIPLHFNYKATTNQTQLSLNERFTGLRMRGRGPRLNRESGRGRGQGRGRGRGRGEIGRGRGGGRGVIKEGPAMTRGGRGRARGGARGLDRTVFLQ; encoded by the exons ATGGAAGAAATGGGAGACACCGAGTTTTCAGAGTCTCAAGCCGACAACGGCGCGGACAAAATCGACATGTCACTCG ACGAGATCATCAAGCTGAATAAAAAAGAGCAGAAAGCAAACAGAGCTGCGGACAGGGCCAGAAGCAGGCGTGTTTCAAACAGGAATAATGTGCTAAAGAAGCTCAACCAGACACCACAGGCACGGAGAGGCCTCAGACGAG gGCCAATCAGGTCACGTGGGCTGAACAGGAGCAGAGGTTTGGGGAGACAAAGCGGGCTGAGTCCTCTTAACAGAGCTAATTCCGAG ACAGAAGAGCAACAAGTTCAAAGCACAGCCTCAGTGAGAGGCTCGTTCCGTGGGCGAGGAAGAGGACGAGGAAGAGGACGAGGAGGATTGAGCAG GGGAGCTTTGTCAGCGAGAGGTCAGCGAGTTCCCCAGAGAGGCGGAAGACCATTTGTATTAGACAGAGGA tTTGCTGCTATGAGAGGTTCCGGCAAATTGGAAATGTATCAGAAAATAAGAAG TCAGAGAACTACACCTACTCCCGGGACAATGTTAACAGTGTCGCTGCCCAATGCAAACTCGCCACCTGTGACTCA GGTGAGGCCACAGCGGGGTGGTTCAGCGTTGAGGGGCAGGTCATCTGAGGCGTTGAGGGGTAGGTCAACTGAGGCGGTGAGGGGCAGGCCAACACCCAAAGGCATCCCTCTGCACTTCAATTACAAAGCAACCACCAACCAG actcAGCTGTCCCTGAATGAGCGCTTCACTGGTTTGAGGATGAGAGGGCGAGGCCCAAGGTTAAACAGAGAAAGTGGGAGGGGTCGGGGGCAGGGACGTGGACGGGgacgaggaagaggagagaTTGGCAGAGGAAGAGGTGGAGGAAGGGGAGTGATAAAAGAAGGACCAGCTATGacaagaggaggaagaggaagagctAGAGGTGGAGCAAGAGGATTAGACCGAACCGTCTTTCTCCAGTGA